TCCAGAGTCTTCAGGAAAAACCACGCTTACCCTTCAAGTGATTGCAGAAGCACAAAAGAAGGGGAGTATATGCGCATTCGTTGATGCGGAGCATGCGCTAGATCCTGTTTATGCTAAGAAATTAGGCATTAATTTAGATGAGCTTGTGATTTCACAACCAGATACGGGTGAGCAAGCATTAGAAATTACAGATACGCTTGTAAGAAGCGGTGCAGTAGATGTAATCGTGGTAGACAGCGTTGCTGCCCTAGTGCCTAAAGCTGAAATTGAAGGTGATATGGGTGATTCTCATATGGGTCTTCAAGCGCGCCTTATGAGCCAAGCTTTGAGAAAGATCACAGGATCTGTTTCTAAAACGGGTTGTATGGTTATTTTTATTAACCAAATTCGTCAAAAGATCGGTGTAATGTTTGGAAATCCTGAAACAACAACAGGTGGTAATGCACTTAAATTCTATGCGTCTGTGAGGTTAGATATTCGTCGCATTGGTGCTTTAAAAGATAAAGAAGAAGTGATTGGGAACCAAACGCGTGTGAAGGTTGTGAAAAATAAGATGGCACCTCCGTTTAAAACAGCTGATTTTGATATTATGTATGGCGAAGGTGTATCTAAGATGGGTGAGATCATTGATATTGGTGTAAAAGCGAATATTATTGAAAAAGCTGGTTCTTGGTATTCTTATAACGGAAATAAATTGTGTCAAGGGCGTGAAGCATTAAAACAATATCTGAAAGACAATATAAAGTTATCTGATGAAATTGAAGGTAAAATCAGAAAAAATGTAAAGCCTGAGATTTGTGATGTGGATGTTACGGTTGAGGAGAGTGCGTAACGGAGGTCGTCACAAGGCGCGAAGCGCCGTGGTGGCCCATGATGGATGGTCACAACTTGCTGTACAAGTTTCGCCATGACGATTATGTCGATGAATGTATTCATAGAAGCGTTAAGAGCAAACAATCTCATCATTCTTCCCACAGAAACTGTATATGGTTTAGGTGCCAATGCGTTATCTGATGAAGCGGTTCTAAAAATTTATAAAGCCAAAAATCGCCCCACAAAGAATCCTCTCATTATTCATGTAGCCTCGCTAGAAGAAGCGATGAAATACGGAGTGTTTAATGAAGACAGCTTAAAGCTTGCAAAGCATTTTTGGCTACCGGCCAAAACGGCTAACTCTTTAACTCTGGTTGTTCCAATAAAATCTGGCACAAAACTATCAAAATATGTCACAGCAGGGCTGGATACTGTGGCAATCCGAGTGCCAAATCATCCTGTTGCCTTAGAGCTGTTAAAACAATGTAATTTTCCTGTAGCTGCTCCAAGTGCTAATATCTCGACACAATTAAGCCCTACACAAAAAGCGCATGTTATGCTCAAGGATATTCCGATATTAGAAGGTGGATTTGCTCAAGTGGGAATAGAGTCTACAATTGTTGAAAATACAACCATTTTGAGGCCGGGTATCATCACAAAGTCTATGTTAGAAACGGTATTGCAAAAGCCTGTTGTCATCTCAGATGGAAAGGTGATTAAGGCCCCTGGTATGACCAAAAGGCATTATGCACCTCAAACACCTGTTGTCATAGATTCAATCTTGTACGATCCCGCAACAGAAGCGCGCTTAGGCTTTGGTAAAGATAATCAATGTACGCTTAATTTATCGATCACAGGTGATATAAAAGAAGCGGTGCGTAATTTATTCGCTTATCTTCATGAGCTAGATCAAAAGGGGTATACACGCATACATATTGCGCCTTTGCCTAAGGATCAAGAATTGAGTATAACTTTATATGATAAGCTGCACAGAATGATAGGATAGAAATGAAAAAAATTGCAATTGTAGGCGCAACAGGAAATGTTGGGGAAATTATCGCAAAGAAGCTTAAAAACAAGGCGGATTTAACGTTATTTTCTTCAAAGGATGCTCTGAACTTTAAAGGATTTGATATTTGTATATTTGCTACACAAGATGATGTGTCAAAGCAATTTGTTCCAGAGGCGCTAAAAGCAGGCGCGACTGTTATTGATGCAAGTTCTTACTATCGTTTAGAGAAAGATGTTCCATTGATTGTGGCGCCGGTAAACGGCACAGAAGTTAGAAAAAAGCTGATCTCAAGCGCAAACTGTATTGCATCACCTTTATCATTAGCTTTAAATCCTATTAAATCATTTGGAATTGAGTCTATTCATGTATCAACCTATCAATCGATTTCAGGCGCTGGTAGAAGCGCTCTAGAGAAATTTGAGAAAGAAAAAGTGCTTAATTTAACACCTCAGATCTCCAGTATGATGGATGATGGTGTGACGCAGGAAGAATATAAAATTATTCATGAAACACAAAAGATTTTGAATTTGGAGTGCGATATGAGTGTGATAGCTGTGCGTGTTCCGGTCTTAAGAGGGCACTCTATGAGTGTGAGTGTTAAGTTAAAGCAACAACTCACACTAGAACAGCTGTCTGATATATACAGGCATATAAAAGAAATTCAGTTTTTAGGGCAAGAATACAAAACACCAGCTGAGATTGAGGGTTCAGATCTTTTGTATATTGGGCGTGTACGAATCAATGCCCTAGGGGTTCATATGTGGTTATGCTCCGATAATCTGCATCGAGGGGCTGCGCTTGATGTTGTAGAGATTGTTGATCTATTATTAAACGCGAAGTAAATAAAAATTAATTTTTATATATTAATATATTTGCAAATAAATAATTATATTATATAATTACTTATGGTAGACCAAATTTAACAAACCTAACGGAGGCTATATATATGAAAGTGGATCGTTTATGTCGCAAGTTTGAAAGAATTCTTGATGATAATTCTTCATACGATCATGGGGCAGTAAAAAGTTATTGCAATGAAACATTTACCCCAAATGGCACAAAATTTGCAGGAAGTCCTGCGTTTGCGGCTTTCAATAACACAGCAGTTACCAGCTCTTCTAATACAAAAACTGCAAGAGTAAAAGATGATGACGACAGCTGTTCTTACGGAAAGGCGGTTATTGTTGGTATAATCGTTGGTGCAGTGATTGCTGTGCTTATTTTATTTCTTAACGTTGCGGTTTCAGCATAGCTAGCGCATTATTTTATTTTATAAACCAAACGGTTTATTGTGATTATGGAAACAATTGCTGATAGTATAAAAACTATAACAGGCATGATTCCAAATATCGCAATTGATGAAAATTCATAGAGAAAAGATAAGAGTTGTTGTTTAGATATATAGCCATTTCTTGCAAAGGCTAGGATATTTAGCAATATTATTGTGCCTA
The genomic region above belongs to Alphaproteobacteria bacterium and contains:
- the recA gene encoding recombinase RecA, which translates into the protein MSDKARALDAALSQIEKTFGKGSVMKLGQRKVEDVEVISTGSLTIDMALGVQGLPKGRIIEIFGPESSGKTTLTLQVIAEAQKKGSICAFVDAEHALDPVYAKKLGINLDELVISQPDTGEQALEITDTLVRSGAVDVIVVDSVAALVPKAEIEGDMGDSHMGLQARLMSQALRKITGSVSKTGCMVIFINQIRQKIGVMFGNPETTTGGNALKFYASVRLDIRRIGALKDKEEVIGNQTRVKVVKNKMAPPFKTADFDIMYGEGVSKMGEIIDIGVKANIIEKAGSWYSYNGNKLCQGREALKQYLKDNIKLSDEIEGKIRKNVKPEICDVDVTVEESA
- a CDS encoding threonylcarbamoyl-AMP synthase encodes the protein MTIMSMNVFIEALRANNLIILPTETVYGLGANALSDEAVLKIYKAKNRPTKNPLIIHVASLEEAMKYGVFNEDSLKLAKHFWLPAKTANSLTLVVPIKSGTKLSKYVTAGLDTVAIRVPNHPVALELLKQCNFPVAAPSANISTQLSPTQKAHVMLKDIPILEGGFAQVGIESTIVENTTILRPGIITKSMLETVLQKPVVISDGKVIKAPGMTKRHYAPQTPVVIDSILYDPATEARLGFGKDNQCTLNLSITGDIKEAVRNLFAYLHELDQKGYTRIHIAPLPKDQELSITLYDKLHRMIG